In a single window of the Deinococcus aetherius genome:
- the rplL gene encoding 50S ribosomal protein L7/L12 translates to MAYDKQALMDQLSTLTIMELADLIDGLKAQWGVTAAVAMGGGGAATEAAPVEEKTEFDVVLVDAGASKINVIKEIRAITGLGLKEAKDLSEKGGPIKEGVSKEDADKFRAQLEGAGAKVEVR, encoded by the coding sequence ATGGCTTACGACAAGCAGGCTCTGATGGACCAGCTCAGCACCCTCACCATCATGGAACTCGCCGACCTCATCGACGGCCTCAAGGCCCAGTGGGGCGTAACCGCTGCCGTGGCGATGGGCGGCGGTGGCGCGGCTACCGAGGCCGCCCCGGTCGAGGAGAAGACCGAGTTCGACGTCGTGCTGGTGGATGCGGGTGCGAGCAAGATCAACGTCATTAAGGAGATCCGCGCCATCACCGGCCTGGGCCTCAAGGAAGCCAAGGACCTCAGCGAGAAGGGCGGCCCGATCAAGGAAGGCGTCAGCAAGGAAGACGCCGACAAGTTCCGCGCCCAGCTCGAAGGTGCGGGCGCCAAGGTCGAAGTCCGCTAA
- a CDS encoding cold-shock protein yields MAVGRVKWFNAEKGYGFIETEGSPDVFAHFSAIQAQGFKKLNEGDEVEFEIEPGQRGKGPQAKNIVVTKAAPASASSGNSSGGGYSSRPPRRDRDDRW; encoded by the coding sequence ATGGCAGTAGGTAGAGTGAAGTGGTTTAACGCGGAAAAGGGCTACGGGTTCATCGAGACGGAGGGCAGCCCCGACGTATTCGCGCATTTCAGCGCGATCCAGGCCCAGGGCTTCAAGAAGCTCAACGAGGGCGACGAGGTCGAGTTCGAGATCGAGCCTGGCCAGCGCGGCAAGGGCCCCCAGGCCAAGAACATCGTCGTGACCAAGGCGGCCCCGGCGAGCGCGAGCAGCGGCAACTCCAGCGGCGGCGGCTACAGCAGCCGTCCCCCCCGCCGTGACCGCGACGACCGCTGGTAA
- the ffh gene encoding signal recognition particle protein translates to MFEALGNKLQDILDRVGRESKLTGEQVKAAMREIRMALLEADVNYGVAKDFVARVSEKAVGQEVTGSLTAGQTVVKLVHDELIETLGGQAAQPTLKTDGNVWFMVGLQGAGKTTSAGKLAAFYKGKGRRVLLVAADTQRPAARDQLEVLSKQVGVPVLKVQDGETPQGTRRRLDEYLKTDYRDLVIVDTAGRLQIDEALMDQLAALQAELVPTETLLVVDAMTGQEALNVARTFDERVHLSGLIMTKMDGDARGGAALSARSVTGKPIYFAGTSEKLNGLEPFYPDRVAGRILGMGDVLGLIERAQQADLKAMEVKKPGDFDLEDLLTQLRQIRKMGPLGDLLKLIPGMSRALPEGFNVDEGQIQRIDAMISSMTVKERHNPKIIDGRRRKRIAAGSGHTVQDINRLLKMHEQMKDMMKMFQRLGGQGGKGLPGGMKPPKMPPMPPTRGR, encoded by the coding sequence ATGTTTGAGGCGCTCGGGAACAAGTTGCAGGACATCCTCGACCGCGTAGGACGGGAGAGCAAACTTACAGGCGAACAGGTCAAGGCCGCCATGCGCGAGATTCGTATGGCCCTGCTTGAGGCCGACGTGAACTATGGCGTCGCCAAGGACTTCGTGGCGCGGGTGAGCGAAAAGGCCGTCGGGCAGGAGGTCACGGGCTCGCTGACCGCCGGGCAGACGGTGGTGAAGCTCGTCCACGACGAACTGATCGAGACCCTCGGCGGGCAGGCCGCCCAGCCCACCCTCAAAACCGACGGCAACGTGTGGTTCATGGTGGGTCTCCAGGGGGCGGGCAAGACCACGAGCGCGGGCAAACTCGCCGCCTTCTACAAGGGCAAGGGCCGCCGCGTCCTCCTCGTCGCCGCTGACACCCAGCGCCCCGCCGCCCGCGACCAGCTCGAAGTGCTCTCCAAACAGGTCGGCGTGCCGGTGCTGAAGGTGCAGGACGGCGAGACGCCGCAGGGGACGCGGCGTCGCCTCGACGAGTACCTGAAGACCGACTACCGCGACCTCGTGATCGTGGACACGGCGGGCCGCCTCCAGATCGACGAGGCGCTGATGGACCAGCTCGCCGCCCTCCAGGCCGAGTTGGTGCCCACCGAGACCCTGCTCGTGGTGGACGCGATGACGGGTCAGGAGGCGCTGAACGTCGCCCGCACCTTCGACGAGCGGGTGCACCTCTCGGGCCTGATCATGACGAAGATGGACGGCGACGCGCGCGGCGGGGCGGCCCTTTCGGCGCGCAGCGTGACGGGCAAGCCGATCTACTTCGCGGGCACGAGCGAAAAGCTGAACGGTTTGGAGCCCTTCTACCCCGACCGGGTGGCGGGCCGCATCCTGGGCATGGGCGACGTGCTGGGGCTGATCGAGCGTGCTCAGCAGGCGGACCTCAAGGCGATGGAGGTCAAGAAACCGGGAGACTTCGACCTCGAAGACCTGCTGACCCAGCTTCGCCAGATTCGCAAGATGGGGCCGCTAGGTGACCTCCTCAAGCTGATCCCCGGCATGAGCCGTGCGTTGCCGGAGGGCTTCAACGTGGACGAGGGGCAGATTCAGCGCATTGACGCGATGATCTCGTCCATGACGGTGAAAGAGCGCCACAACCCCAAGATCATCGACGGCCGACGGCGCAAGCGCATCGCGGCGGGCAGCGGCCATACCGTGCAGGACATCAACCGCCTCCTGAAGATGCACGAGCAGATGAAGGACATGATGAAGATGTTCCAGCGCCTCGGCGGGCAGGGTGGGAAGGGGCTGCCCGGGGGCATGAAGCCGCCGAAGATGCCTCCTATGCCGCCGACTCGGGGACGCTGA
- a CDS encoding nucleoside triphosphate pyrophosphohydrolase: MSKLVRDRIPHLFPAYAYRVLAEAEYRPALLDKLEEETQEYLADRTPEELADVLEVLHALAALHGLTPEGLEELRARKAAERGGFVGRVWLEDHVTYKEPNDR, translated from the coding sequence ATGTCGAAACTCGTGCGCGACAGAATTCCCCACCTCTTTCCCGCGTACGCCTACCGCGTGCTGGCCGAAGCGGAATACAGGCCCGCCCTGCTCGACAAGTTGGAGGAGGAGACGCAGGAGTACCTTGCGGACCGTACCCCCGAGGAACTCGCGGACGTGCTGGAGGTGCTGCACGCACTCGCCGCGTTGCACGGTTTGACGCCGGAGGGGTTGGAGGAGCTGCGGGCACGCAAGGCCGCAGAGCGGGGAGGCTTCGTGGGTCGGGTCTGGCTGGAGGACCATGTCACCTACAAGGAACCTAACGACCGTTAG
- a CDS encoding thiolase family protein, with amino-acid sequence MNKAVIVSASRTPTGKFLGALQDVTAVELGATTLRETLRRSGIPAELVEEVIMGQVVQAGCGQNPARQAGLKAGLSHEVGALTVNKVCGSGLKAVILAAQAIRAGDQTIMLAGGMESMSNAPHLLPQARKGYRLGHAQVLDANTHDGLWCSINDEGMGLTGERVAEKYEIGREAQDAYATQSHQRAVAAQQGGRFSDEIAPVTVKGRKGDVVVDTDEGPRSDTSPETLGKLKPAFKQGGTVTAGNAPGLNDGASSLLLMSEEAAQAHGLTPMAEITSYATGGLAPEWVMMTPVPATKKLLEKSGMGVSDVDLWELNEAFSVQSLAVQRELGLSPERVNVNGGAVALGHPIGASGARILVTLLHALRQQDKETGVATLCMGGGNGLALSVKRLS; translated from the coding sequence ATGAACAAAGCCGTGATCGTCTCGGCGTCGCGCACGCCGACCGGGAAGTTTCTGGGCGCCCTGCAGGACGTGACCGCCGTCGAGCTGGGCGCAACTACCTTGCGGGAGACGCTACGCCGCTCGGGAATTCCCGCCGAACTCGTCGAGGAGGTCATCATGGGGCAGGTCGTGCAGGCGGGGTGCGGGCAGAACCCGGCGCGGCAGGCGGGGCTCAAGGCGGGCCTCTCGCACGAGGTCGGCGCCCTGACGGTGAACAAGGTCTGCGGTTCGGGACTGAAGGCCGTGATCCTCGCCGCCCAGGCGATTCGCGCGGGGGACCAGACGATCATGCTGGCGGGCGGCATGGAGTCCATGAGCAACGCGCCGCACCTCCTCCCGCAGGCCAGGAAGGGCTACCGCCTGGGGCACGCACAGGTCCTCGACGCGAACACGCACGACGGCCTGTGGTGCTCGATCAACGACGAGGGCATGGGTCTGACCGGCGAGCGCGTGGCCGAGAAGTACGAGATCGGGCGGGAGGCGCAGGACGCCTACGCCACCCAGAGCCACCAGCGGGCAGTCGCCGCGCAGCAGGGCGGGCGCTTCAGCGACGAGATCGCCCCGGTGACCGTCAAGGGCCGCAAAGGGGACGTGGTCGTGGACACCGACGAGGGACCGCGCTCGGACACCAGCCCCGAGACGCTGGGCAAGCTCAAGCCCGCCTTCAAGCAAGGCGGCACGGTCACGGCGGGGAACGCCCCCGGCCTGAACGACGGTGCCTCCAGCCTGCTCCTGATGTCCGAGGAGGCGGCGCAGGCACACGGGCTGACGCCGATGGCCGAGATCACCTCCTACGCGACGGGCGGCCTCGCCCCCGAATGGGTGATGATGACGCCCGTTCCCGCCACGAAGAAGCTGCTGGAAAAGAGCGGCATGGGCGTGAGCGACGTGGACCTGTGGGAGCTGAACGAGGCGTTCTCCGTGCAGAGCCTCGCCGTCCAGCGTGAACTCGGCCTCAGCCCGGAACGGGTGAACGTGAACGGCGGCGCGGTCGCCCTCGGGCACCCCATCGGCGCGAGCGGGGCCCGCATCCTCGTCACGTTACTCCACGCGCTGCGGCAACAGGACAAGGAGACGGGCGTGGCGACCCTGTGCATGGGCGGCGGCAACGGCCTGGCCCTCAGCGTCAAGCGGCTAAGCTGA